One Takifugu rubripes chromosome 19, fTakRub1.2, whole genome shotgun sequence genomic window carries:
- the pdhb gene encoding pyruvate dehydrogenase E1 component subunit beta, mitochondrial, giving the protein MAMSLVNIIRKGKPVVSAVRRRHFHRTVPAAVQVTVRDALNQAMDEELERDERVFLLGEEVAQYDGAYKVSRGLWKKYGDKRIIDTPISEMGFAGIAVGAAMAGLRPICEFMTFNFSMQAIDQVINSAAKTYYMSAGLQPVPIVFRGPNGASAGVAAQHSQCFAAWYAHCPGLKVVSPWNSEDCRGLLKSAIRDDNPVVFLENELMYGVPFEMSDESQSKDFVIPIGKAKIERAGSHVTLVSHSRYVGHCLDAAAVLAKEGVECEVINLRTIRPMDVESIETSVMKTNHLLTVEGGWPQFGVGAEICARIMEGPAFNYLDAPVTRVTGVDIPMPYAKILEDNSVPQVKDIIFSVKKMLNV; this is encoded by the exons ATGGCGATGTCACTAGTCAACATTATCCGTAAAGGAAAG CCTGTCGTTTCGGCTGTGCGGCGCCGCCACTTTCACAGGACGGTCCCGGCAGCGGTGCAG GTTACCGTCCGCGATGCTCTCAACCAGGCGATggatgaggagctggagagggacGAGCGCGTCTTCctgctgggggaggaggtggcgcaGTATGATGGAGCCTACAAG GTGAGCAGGGGTCTGTGGAAGAAATACGGAGACAAACGCATCATCGACACTCCGATCTCAGAG ATGGGGTTTGCTGGTATTGCAGTGGGAGCTGCCAtg GCTGGCCTGAGACCAATCTGTGAGTTCATGACCTTTAACTTCTCCATGCAAGCCATCGACCAGGTCATCAACTCTGCAGCAAAGACCTACTACATGTCCGCCGGGCTCCAGCCAGTGCCCATTGTGTTCAGAGGGCCCAACGGAGCGTCGGCAGGCGTGGCCGCGCAGCACTCCCAGTGCTTCGCAGCATG GTACGCTCACTGTCCCGGTCTCAAAGTGGTGAGTCCCTGGAATTCAGAAGATTGCAGAGGTCTTTTGAAATCTGCCATCAGAGATGATAACCCTG TGGTTTTCCTGGAGAACGAGCTCATGTACGGCGTTCCTTTTGAAATGTCTGACGAGTCGCAGTCCAAAGACTTCGTCATTCCCATCGGCAAGGCCAAGATCGAGAGAGCCG GCTCTCATGTCACTTTGGTCAGCCACTCGCGCTACGTGGGCCACTGTCTGGACGCTGCCGCCGTCCTAGCAAAGGAGGGAGTCGAGTGCGAG GTGATCAACCTGCGCACCATCCGTCCCATGGATGTGGAGAGCATCGAGACCAGTGTGATGAAGACCAACCAcctgctgactgtggagggtGGCTGGCCCCAGTTTGGCGTTGGAGCTGAGATCTGTGCCAGGATCATGGAAG GTCCTGCATTCAACTACCTGGATGCTCCGGTCACCAGGGTGACGGGTGTTGATATCCCCATGCCATATGCCAAAATCCTGGAGGATAACAGTGTGCCGCAGGTCAAAGACATCATCTTCTCCGTCAAGAAGATGCTCAACGTCTag
- the pxk gene encoding PX domain-containing protein kinase-like protein, with the protein MTYMEKPSSGKVLLDDTVPLTAVIEASQNAQSHTEYIIRVQRGVSPENSWQVTRRYSDFDLLNNSLMVCGIGLLLPPKKLIGNMDREFIAERQRGLQAYLDSVTQHPLLSCSLPVKKFLDPNSYSANYTEIALQQVSMFFRSDLKWEVLEPLRDMGWRIRKKYFLVKNKEQPKERYLLSWVDLGPHKFLSDKDLQSAMKWLSGISVPYLCPLLFFSLSESSALLIRPFSEKGSLRDHICKVKPKECYLKKYCNPKKREGLELQDIKKYGRQILEGLKALHDAGMFFGHLHASNVIVDDGVCRLVDVENGVLGVPSFLRAAFTQHRKINSTEAVDVFGFGHLLYEMTYGQPPDAVPIDHAPAVPYAAVVPVLESILSTEACKSGMPTVAELLQTPLFSDVHLQPSEKPIKISSRLKEAVKMAKQSGERRLQEEQKVIHQHRRLTRAQSHHGSDEERTRRKILARKKSRRTACETEEDVSARNNNSGSGASSPPTCPSSPTHPSTTGARSDPPPAPLVDASSSCPPPPPPPPPPLASPDGAGGGRNALLNSIQTFRKGKLKKTETTDRSNPVV; encoded by the exons ATGACTTACATGGAAAAGCCGTCCTCTGGCAAGGTGCTGCTGGACGACACCGTGCCCCTGACGGCGGTGATCGAAGCCAGCCAGAATGCCCAGTCCCACACG GAATACATCATCAGAGTCCAAAGGGGGGTGTCTCCAGAGAACAGCTGGCAG GTGACGCGGCGCTACAGTGACTTTGATCTCCTGAACAACAGCCTGATG GTTTGTGGTATcggtctcctccttcctcccaaGAAGCTAATTGGAAACATGGACAGGGAGTTCATAGCAGAACGGCAAAGAGGACTACAGGCGTATCTGGACTCAGTTACCCAGCACCCCCTGCtttcctgctccctgcctgtCAAAAAGTTCCTGGATCCCAATAGCTACTCTGCCAATTACACGG aaatCGCCTTGCAGCAGGTCTCCATGTTCTTCAGGTCAGACCTAAAATGGGAGGTGTTGGAGCCTCTCAGAGACATGG GCTGGAGAATCAGGAAGAAATATTTCTTAGTCAAAAACAAAGAGCAGCCCAAAGAAAGGTACCTGCTGAGCTGG GTGGACCTGGGTCCTCATAAGTTCCTGTCAGACAAAGACCTGCAGTCAGCCATGAAGTGGCTGTCCGGCATATCC GTTCCGTACCTGTGCCCGCTGTTGTTCTTCAGCCTCAGCGAGTCGTCGGCGTTGCTCATCAGGCCGTTCAGTGAGAAGGGCTCCCTGCGAGACCACATCTGTAAG GTGAAACCCAAAGAGTGTTACCTGAAGAAGTACTGTAACCCAAAGAAAAGAGAGGGCCTCGAGCTACAGGACATCAAGAAGTATGGCCGGCAGATCCTGGAG GGCTTGAAGGCGCTCCACGACGCTGGCATGTTCTTCGGTCACCTGCACGCCTCCAACGTGATCGTGGATGACGGCGTCTGCCGGCTGGTGGACGTGGAGAACGGCGTCCTGGGCGTCCCCTCCTTTCTGCGCGCCGCCTTCACCCAGCACAGGAAGATAAAC TCCACAGAAGCTGTGGACGTCTTCGGCTTCGGCCATCTGCTCTACGAGATGACCTACGGCCAACCGCCCGACGCCGTCCCCATCGATCATGCGCCCGCCGTGCCGTATGCCGCAGTAG tgccAGTGCTGGAGTCCATATTGTCCACGGAAGCCTGTAAGAGCGGGATGCCGACGGTGGCGGAGCTCCTGCAGACGCC gttATTCAGCGACGTCCATCTGCAGCCGTCAGAAAAACCCATCAAG ATTTCCAGCAGGCTAAAAGAGGCCGTGAAGATGGCGAAGCAGAGTGgggagaggaggctgcaggaggagcagaaagtg ATTCATCAGCACAGGAGGCTGACCAGGGCGCAGTCTCACCACGGCTCCGatgaggagaggacgaggaggaagataCTGGCCAGGAAG aaATCCAGACGCACGGCTTGTGAGACCGAAGAAGACGTCTCCGCCAGAAACAACAACTCCG GGTCTGGAGCCAGCTCCCCTCCCacctgcccctcctcccccacacatCCGTCCACTACAG GAGCCCGGTCCGATCCTCCACCCGCGCCTCTGGTGGACGCCTcgtcctcctgccctcctcccccccctcctcctcccccgccccTGGCCTCTCCCGACGGAGCGGGCGGAGGTCGCAACGCCTTGCTGAATTCCATCCAGACCTTCCGGAAGGGCAAGCTAAAGAAAACGGAGACGACAGACCGCAGCAATCCTGTCGTATGA
- the rpp14 gene encoding ribonuclease P protein subunit p14 isoform X1: MTYTWRSILNKPWLGFARRPTASPPSRLLHVGQEASLTKAFSAHDVELFAKLTGDTNPLHLDPAYARTTSFQEPVVHGILVNGLISAVIGARMLGRGHVLLHQEIRFPAPVFIDEEVVATAKVCKIKMSFAFLTVSCSVKDKVVMEGEVTVMMQGGSSAATSAAPQQ, encoded by the coding sequence ATGACTTATACGTGGAGGAGCATCTTGAATAAACCCTGGCTAGGTTTCGCGCGCCGCCCCACAGCATCTCCTCCCAGCCGGCTCCTCCACGTGGGTCAGGAAGCCTCCCTCACCAAGGCCTTTTCTGCACACGATGTGGAGCTTTTTGCCAAGCTGACGGGCGACACGAATCCCCTCCACCTGGACCCTGCGTATGCCAGGACCACCTCCTTCCAGGAGCCCGTGGTGCACGGTATTCTCGTTAATGGTTTAATCTCAGCAGTGATCGGCGCCAGGATGCTCGGCCGCGGCCACGTGCTCCTGCACCAAGAAATCCGCTTCCCTGCACCAGTTTTTATCGACGAGGAAGTGGTAGCCACGGCTAAAGTCTGCAAGATCAAGATGTCCTTTGCCTTCCTGACCGTGTCCTGCTCCGTCAAGGATAAAGTGGTGATGGAGGGAGAAGTCACGGTGATGATGCAGGGCGGCAGCAGCGCCGCGACCTCTGCTGCCCCTCAGCAGTAA